Proteins encoded in a region of the Clostridium butyricum genome:
- a CDS encoding DUF814 domain-containing protein encodes MTRALAMISGGLDSILAAKLIKEQGIDVIGICFRSYFFNEENAKRMTKQIGIPLEVIDFSKEHFDMVKSPEHGWGKNMNPCIDCHAMMMRYSGELLKKFNADFIITGEVLNQRPMSQNRSALDVVKKQSGFSDKILRPLCAKNLKATQMEEDGLVDREKLLDISGRNRKPQMALAEKWGIKDYPSPAGGCKLTEPNYSIRLKDVLDRKGDATEKDIHLLKYGRHFVSDNNIKIIVSRTADEGNELKKLLNKNDLMFITSNFNGAMVIIPEGYNPKEDDIILACRLAVRYSKGRDEENVEVKYGNVSTNFSEVRYVSSLDQEELEKYNIN; translated from the coding sequence ATGACAAGAGCATTAGCGATGATTTCAGGTGGATTAGATAGTATATTAGCCGCTAAATTAATAAAAGAACAAGGTATAGATGTTATTGGAATATGTTTTAGATCATATTTCTTTAATGAAGAAAATGCAAAGAGAATGACGAAACAAATAGGAATACCTTTAGAGGTAATAGACTTTTCAAAAGAACATTTTGATATGGTTAAGAGCCCAGAGCATGGCTGGGGAAAAAATATGAATCCATGTATTGATTGTCATGCAATGATGATGAGATATAGTGGAGAACTTCTTAAAAAATTTAATGCTGATTTTATAATTACTGGAGAAGTTTTAAATCAGAGACCTATGTCTCAAAATAGATCTGCTTTAGATGTTGTTAAAAAGCAGTCTGGGTTTAGTGATAAAATTTTAAGACCTTTATGTGCAAAAAATTTAAAGGCAACACAAATGGAAGAAGATGGATTAGTTGATAGAGAAAAGTTATTAGATATTTCAGGCAGAAATAGAAAACCTCAAATGGCTTTAGCAGAAAAATGGGGGATTAAAGATTATCCATCACCAGCAGGCGGGTGCAAGCTTACAGAGCCTAATTATTCAATAAGATTAAAAGATGTATTAGATAGAAAAGGTGATGCAACAGAGAAAGATATACATTTACTTAAGTATGGAAGACATTTTGTTAGTGATAATAATATCAAGATAATTGTGTCTAGAACTGCTGATGAAGGTAATGAATTGAAAAAATTATTAAATAAAAATGATTTAATGTTTATTACAAGTAATTTTAATGGTGCTATGGTGATTATACCAGAAGGATATAATCCAAAAGAAGATGATATTATATTAGCTTGTCGATTAGCGGTAAGATATAGTAAGGGCAGAGATGAAGAAAATGTTGAGGTTAAATATGGAAATGTATCAACTAATTTTTCGGAAGTAAGATACGTTTCTTCATTAGATCAAGAAGAACTTGAAAAATATAATATTAACTAA
- the spoIIR gene encoding stage II sporulation protein R, translated as MRKFFIDTRVIFILALVVISNIFCGCTTVTVDKVCVNNLEAKTLNYNDVKDSLIRFHVIANSDSDEDQQLKLKVKNKVIEYLYPYLKESESIDNSRKIITDNMNNVKALAEEVIKEEGYSYNVNLQLSRENFPDKSYGNIVLPQGNYEAFRIIIGSGEGRNWWCVMFPPLCFVDESKAEVEYDKVEEEIEKQEKNKTQDLKNSDENSNNNDIKIKFKLVEVIQNLFK; from the coding sequence ATGAGAAAGTTTTTTATTGATACAAGAGTAATATTTATTTTAGCATTAGTTGTTATATCAAACATTTTTTGTGGATGTACTACTGTAACTGTTGATAAAGTGTGTGTAAATAATTTAGAGGCAAAAACACTTAATTATAATGATGTTAAGGATTCTTTAATAAGATTTCATGTGATTGCTAACAGCGATAGTGATGAAGATCAACAGTTAAAACTAAAGGTAAAAAATAAGGTTATTGAATATTTATATCCATACTTAAAAGAAAGTGAATCTATTGATAATTCAAGAAAAATAATAACTGATAATATGAACAATGTTAAAGCATTAGCAGAAGAAGTTATAAAAGAAGAAGGATATAGTTATAATGTTAATCTGCAATTATCAAGGGAAAATTTTCCGGACAAGTCTTATGGAAACATTGTTCTTCCACAAGGAAACTATGAAGCTTTTAGAATAATAATAGGCAGTGGTGAAGGTAGAAACTGGTGGTGTGTAATGTTTCCTCCTTTATGCTTTGTTGATGAATCTAAAGCAGAAGTAGAGTATGATAAAGTGGAAGAAGAAATAGAAAAACAAGAAAAAAATAAAACACAAGATTTAAAAAATAGTGATGAAAATTCTAATAATAATGATATTAAGATTAAGTTTAAATTAGTAGAAGTTATTCAGAATTTATTTAAATAG
- a CDS encoding DUF1934 domain-containing protein — MVKNAVVTVQSRVSVEDELIEVVTPGKFYITKSGYKIEYDETKLSGMEGTKTTMIIKNNYFKLNRVGTTETNMEFEINKQSVSLYKTPFGAMSVVIDTKSLEINVDDNGGIVHIVYTLNVEGQQLIETDLNVIIKA; from the coding sequence ATGGTTAAGAATGCAGTAGTTACTGTTCAAAGTAGAGTATCAGTTGAAGATGAATTAATAGAAGTGGTTACTCCAGGAAAATTTTATATAACTAAAAGTGGATATAAAATTGAATATGATGAAACCAAACTTTCAGGTATGGAAGGTACTAAAACTACTATGATAATTAAAAATAATTATTTTAAGTTAAACAGAGTTGGAACAACTGAAACTAATATGGAATTTGAGATTAATAAACAGTCAGTATCTTTATATAAAACACCATTTGGTGCAATGAGTGTTGTAATTGATACTAAAAGTTTGGAAATAAATGTAGATGATAATGGCGGAATTGTACATATAGTATATACTTTGAATGTTGAAGGTCAACAATTAATAGAAACTGATTTAAATGTAATTATAAAAGCATAA
- the ispE gene encoding 4-(cytidine 5'-diphospho)-2-C-methyl-D-erythritol kinase produces MKIKAYAKINIALDVVGKREDGYHLLKMIMQTVDLYDVIEITKIDSDIKLICNKPYVPIDERNLAYKAAKLFKETYNIEDGVSINLIKNIPVSAGMAGGSTDAAGVLKLMNRIFNINASDEELRALGLKLGADVPYCINGGTALCEGIGEKITQLKPFNDKIVVIVKPPFGVSTKEVYKDFDLSKVIFHPRTEDIIRAMENDDIHFVSNNMKNLLENVTLRKHRVILNIKESMRSYDALGTMMSGSGPTVFAFFDDMLKAQICYDEMKKKYKDVFLSRTI; encoded by the coding sequence ATGAAAATTAAGGCTTATGCAAAAATTAACATTGCCTTAGATGTTGTTGGGAAAAGAGAAGATGGCTATCATTTATTGAAGATGATTATGCAGACTGTTGATTTATATGATGTGATTGAAATAACAAAGATTGATTCAGATATAAAATTAATTTGTAATAAACCCTATGTTCCAATAGATGAAAGGAATTTAGCGTATAAAGCTGCAAAATTATTTAAAGAAACCTACAATATAGAAGACGGTGTTTCTATAAATCTTATAAAAAATATACCAGTTTCTGCAGGCATGGCAGGAGGAAGCACTGATGCAGCTGGAGTATTAAAGCTTATGAATAGAATTTTTAATATTAATGCAAGTGATGAAGAATTAAGGGCATTAGGATTAAAACTTGGAGCTGATGTTCCATATTGTATTAATGGTGGAACGGCATTATGTGAAGGTATAGGTGAAAAAATAACACAATTAAAGCCTTTTAATGATAAGATAGTAGTTATAGTAAAACCACCATTTGGAGTATCTACTAAAGAAGTGTATAAGGATTTTGATTTATCTAAAGTTATCTTTCATCCTAGAACTGAAGATATAATTAGAGCAATGGAAAATGATGATATTCACTTTGTTTCTAATAATATGAAAAATTTATTAGAAAATGTAACATTAAGAAAACATAGAGTTATTTTAAACATAAAAGAATCAATGAGGTCTTATGATGCTTTAGGAACAATGATGAGCGGAAGTGGACCTACAGTATTTGCTTTTTTTGATGATATGTTAAAAGCTCAGATTTGTTATGATGAAATGAAAAAGAAATACAAAGATGTTTTTCTATCAAGAACAATATAA